A genome region from Flavobacteriales bacterium includes the following:
- a CDS encoding gliding motility-associated C-terminal domain-containing protein, whose product SSISHPRAWELDDDGDKYWVDPHVRTGVCGYNTLGEYADGVYGVTVTDDKGCIAWDTLTIRRPDSVRAYFDWLPDPEDPLSDGYYEGPLFVQFVDQSYNTRYEENIWEYWSAVEDVDSDDMIRTEVGEAEGDSMPYFTFENLMPITFYAKLTVTRDGYCPISDSVSFNVRTVSCLYIPDVFTPNNDGVNDYFEMIRHCNLETFVGDIYNRWGEKLYHWENPEAAWDGRTISGEEVPDGVYFYVISARGFDGVNRADMDDESVETVAGSVTIIR is encoded by the coding sequence TTCTAGTATCTCGCATCCACGAGCATGGGAGCTGGACGATGACGGAGATAAATATTGGGTTGATCCTCATGTAAGAACAGGAGTATGTGGTTATAACACCTTAGGTGAATATGCGGATGGAGTTTATGGCGTAACGGTAACCGATGATAAGGGTTGTATCGCTTGGGATACCTTAACGATAAGGAGACCAGATTCGGTTAGAGCTTACTTCGATTGGCTACCCGATCCAGAGGATCCATTATCGGATGGTTATTATGAAGGTCCGCTGTTTGTACAGTTTGTAGATCAGAGTTATAACACAAGGTACGAGGAGAACATTTGGGAATACTGGAGTGCTGTAGAAGATGTAGACTCTGACGATATGATCCGAACAGAGGTTGGAGAAGCAGAAGGCGATAGTATGCCATACTTCACATTCGAGAATCTGATGCCAATTACCTTCTATGCGAAGTTAACTGTAACAAGAGATGGCTACTGTCCAATTTCGGATAGTGTATCCTTTAACGTAAGAACGGTATCTTGCCTATACATCCCAGATGTGTTTACTCCGAATAATGATGGCGTAAACGACTATTTTGAAATGATTAGACATTGTAACTTAGAAACGTTTGTTGGCGATATCTACAACAGATGGGGTGAGAAGTTATATCACTGGGAGAACCCAGAGGCAGCATGGGACGGACGTACAATATCAGGCGAGGAAGTACCAGATGGAGTTTACTTCTATGTAATCTCAGCAAGAGGCTTCGATGGAGTTAATCGTGCAGACATGGACGATGAAAGTGTAGAGACAGTAGCTGGTAGTGTAACTATTATTAGGTAG